From a region of the Triticum aestivum cultivar Chinese Spring chromosome 7D, IWGSC CS RefSeq v2.1, whole genome shotgun sequence genome:
- the LOC123169863 gene encoding uncharacterized protein isoform X1: MEAAEEVQIWAPILADPLDWPPSSVTIPLPSQVEEYFSYVYGTDGMGISKFAPEPDDDLGGTMSNLIVKEKWWRGLRGPRKRRIFPWGTGSMNFHRRKNNEHWTHEEVKKLVKGVKAYGVGRWTMVKSRYFSASVPDPAHLKDKWRNLLRACGVPCASQRKEKAQKTMFRPLDTELIQQIQGVAIDSASTSKMKKHRGKGTTS; the protein is encoded by the exons ATGGAGGCCGCGGAAGAGGTGCAGATTTGGGCGCCGATTCTGGCAGACCCGCTCGATTGGCCTCCATCTTCTGTTACCATCCCTCTTCCAAGCCAG GTGGAAGAATATTTCAGTTATGTGTATGGCACTGATGGCATGGGAATCAGCAAATTTGCACCAGAGCCCGATGATGATTTGGGAGGTACCATGTCAA ACCTCATAGTAAAGGAAAAATGGTGGCGTGGCCTACGAGGTCCTCGCAAGAGGAGGATATTTCCTTGGGGAACCGGAAGCATGAATTTTCACCGTCGAAAGAACAACGAACATTGGACACATGAAGAAGTGAAGAAGCTGGTTAAGGGTGTCAAGGCATATGGTGTTGGGCGATGGACTATGGTGAAGAGTCGCTACTTCTCAGCATCAGTTCCAGACCCAGCACATCTCAAG GACAAATGGAGGAATCTTCTGAGGGCTTGTGGGGTACCGTGCGCCTCTCAAAGGAAG GAAAAGGCACAGAAGACTATGTTCCGACCCTTAGATACAGAGTTGATCCAACAGATCCAAGGGGTGGCTATCGATTCAGCCTCCACATCCAAAATGAAGAAACACCGTGGGAAAGGAACAACTAGCTGA
- the LOC123169863 gene encoding uncharacterized protein isoform X2, translating into MEAAEEVQIWAPILADPLDWPPSSVTIPLPSQVEEYFSYVYGTDGMGISKFAPEPDDDLGDLIVKEKWWRGLRGPRKRRIFPWGTGSMNFHRRKNNEHWTHEEVKKLVKGVKAYGVGRWTMVKSRYFSASVPDPAHLKDKWRNLLRACGVPCASQRKEKAQKTMFRPLDTELIQQIQGVAIDSASTSKMKKHRGKGTTS; encoded by the exons ATGGAGGCCGCGGAAGAGGTGCAGATTTGGGCGCCGATTCTGGCAGACCCGCTCGATTGGCCTCCATCTTCTGTTACCATCCCTCTTCCAAGCCAG GTGGAAGAATATTTCAGTTATGTGTATGGCACTGATGGCATGGGAATCAGCAAATTTGCACCAGAGCCCGATGATGATTTGGGAG ACCTCATAGTAAAGGAAAAATGGTGGCGTGGCCTACGAGGTCCTCGCAAGAGGAGGATATTTCCTTGGGGAACCGGAAGCATGAATTTTCACCGTCGAAAGAACAACGAACATTGGACACATGAAGAAGTGAAGAAGCTGGTTAAGGGTGTCAAGGCATATGGTGTTGGGCGATGGACTATGGTGAAGAGTCGCTACTTCTCAGCATCAGTTCCAGACCCAGCACATCTCAAG GACAAATGGAGGAATCTTCTGAGGGCTTGTGGGGTACCGTGCGCCTCTCAAAGGAAG GAAAAGGCACAGAAGACTATGTTCCGACCCTTAGATACAGAGTTGATCCAACAGATCCAAGGGGTGGCTATCGATTCAGCCTCCACATCCAAAATGAAGAAACACCGTGGGAAAGGAACAACTAGCTGA